The following proteins are encoded in a genomic region of Synechococcus sp. CBW1002:
- a CDS encoding Calvin cycle protein CP12 has translation MNTIDEHIQKDQTELEAARASGDLAKLRHLEGELHDLQEYKEHHPEESKDPTSLEVYCDLNPEAPECRVYDD, from the coding sequence ATGAACACGATCGACGAGCACATCCAGAAGGATCAGACTGAGCTCGAAGCGGCCCGTGCCTCCGGCGACCTCGCCAAGCTGCGTCACCTCGAGGGCGAACTTCACGATCTGCAGGAATACAAGGAGCACCACCCCGAAGAGAGCAAGGATCCAACCTCCCTGGAGGTGTATTGCGATCTGAACCCTGAAGCCCCCGAATGCCGTGTCTACGACGACTGA